A single genomic interval of Nocardioides nitrophenolicus harbors:
- a CDS encoding group I truncated hemoglobin yields the protein MSTYDALGGAGAVRAVVAVFYQRVLDDPDLRAWFDGIDVDRLKAHQRAFLSHALGGPELFAGRPLAAAHAGLGITDDAFDAVAEHLVMTLYDLGAEAGRIEEVRAALEARREVVVSAAPPAPADR from the coding sequence ATGAGCACGTACGACGCCCTCGGCGGGGCCGGCGCGGTGCGGGCGGTGGTGGCGGTGTTCTACCAGCGGGTGCTGGACGACCCGGACCTGCGGGCCTGGTTCGACGGGATCGACGTCGACCGGCTCAAGGCCCACCAGCGCGCCTTCCTCAGCCACGCGCTCGGCGGTCCCGAGCTGTTCGCCGGCCGCCCGCTCGCCGCGGCGCACGCCGGGCTGGGCATCACCGACGACGCCTTCGACGCGGTGGCCGAGCACCTGGTGATGACGCTGTACGACCTGGGTGCCGAGGCCGGCCGGATCGAGGAGGTGCGGGCCGCGCTGGAGGCCCGGCGCGAGGTGGTCGTCAGCGCCGCGCCGCCAGCTCCTGCCGACCGCTGA
- a CDS encoding helix-turn-helix transcriptional regulator, with the protein MPTTVAPQPERQWPLLGRERELDTALGALGGPARIVTVHGPVGVGKTRLLAEVAARAATAGQHVVELDGSAILAGVPLGALSARLPGVRPYDGAAPDPARLFTEAGAALTADAGGRPIALVVDDVTLLDPASVLLVAQLAAAGRLRLVVALRHGDPLPDPLVLAWSAGRDVRIDLGPLSADLVQEVLEDALGGAVAHRTAATLHAASGGNPMYLRELVVGALADGGLSAATGVWQLAGDAAGTPTLRDLVLARVAPLGDAARDALERLAVCGDLRPDQLPGASVRPALTALEAAGLVRVGADGTVGLAQPVYRTVLTGSLSRLRAEDILTEQAALLAGRDSDLLHVTLWQIEAGLGADPAVIATAAQYAAATADHATVIRLTEAGLRTDPGRVELVLLRADALLRSGRSDESLALLERHPEQSARIARLVAVGRLTGRGPLAALDVLDRAARAADRPHPALELTRAAALVAAGRSTEAEAIVTAIAPLFGDGEQERARIALAHAVPLACLGHEAAARAAAERAVAYAEETEGRVLGLSHGEVQLALATVHHLFGRFGLARAAAVRALTSAADNGDEILSRSIEFLLGRIAADAGHLASAERWLAETISGATSVGPPGLAVLARLTLTAVHGAAGDLDRARSTIAAVSAELVPVSWLALARGWSDGMASGTTATLGHVADAATRAHETGNRALAAQAWQVALEIDRPDAAVAPLAALAAGCDSGFIALLAEHAAAAAARDPARLLEISEAWEQRDGLRLAAVAAAGAARAAQAAGSARTATAARARAEDLSRRCDGLDLPVLRTDESASPLTPREREIATLAGAGATSKEIAAQLFLSSRTVDNHLQSVYTKLGISGRQELAARR; encoded by the coding sequence ATGCCGACGACGGTCGCCCCGCAGCCCGAGCGGCAGTGGCCGTTGCTGGGGCGCGAACGGGAGCTCGACACCGCGCTCGGCGCGCTGGGCGGTCCGGCCCGGATCGTGACCGTCCACGGACCGGTCGGCGTCGGGAAGACCCGGCTGCTGGCCGAGGTCGCCGCGCGCGCGGCCACCGCCGGCCAGCACGTGGTCGAGCTGGACGGCAGCGCGATCCTGGCCGGTGTACCCCTCGGCGCACTGTCGGCGCGACTCCCCGGCGTGCGTCCGTACGACGGCGCCGCGCCCGACCCGGCCCGCCTGTTCACCGAGGCCGGTGCCGCGCTGACGGCCGATGCCGGTGGGCGCCCGATCGCGCTGGTGGTCGACGACGTCACCCTGCTCGACCCGGCCTCGGTGCTCCTCGTCGCCCAGCTCGCCGCGGCCGGCCGGCTCCGGCTGGTCGTCGCGCTGCGCCACGGCGACCCGCTGCCCGACCCGCTCGTGCTCGCCTGGAGCGCGGGTCGCGACGTCCGGATCGACCTCGGTCCGCTGTCGGCGGACCTCGTCCAGGAGGTGCTCGAGGACGCTCTCGGCGGCGCCGTGGCGCACCGGACCGCGGCCACGCTGCACGCCGCGAGCGGCGGCAACCCGATGTACCTGCGGGAGCTGGTGGTCGGCGCGCTCGCGGACGGTGGCCTGTCCGCCGCCACCGGGGTCTGGCAGTTGGCCGGCGACGCCGCGGGCACGCCCACCCTGCGGGACCTGGTGCTGGCCCGGGTGGCTCCGCTCGGCGACGCGGCCCGCGACGCGCTGGAGCGGCTGGCCGTCTGCGGCGACCTGCGCCCCGACCAGCTCCCCGGCGCGAGCGTCCGACCGGCGCTGACGGCGCTGGAGGCGGCCGGCCTGGTCCGGGTCGGCGCCGACGGCACCGTCGGGCTGGCGCAGCCGGTCTACCGCACCGTGCTCACCGGATCGCTGTCCCGGCTCCGGGCCGAGGACATCCTCACCGAGCAGGCCGCGCTCCTCGCCGGCCGCGACAGCGACCTGCTGCACGTCACCCTGTGGCAGATCGAGGCCGGCCTCGGCGCCGACCCGGCGGTGATCGCCACCGCCGCGCAGTACGCCGCCGCGACCGCGGACCACGCCACGGTGATCCGGCTGACCGAGGCCGGGCTGCGCACCGATCCCGGCCGGGTCGAGCTGGTGCTGCTGCGCGCGGATGCGCTGCTGCGCTCCGGACGGTCCGACGAGTCGCTCGCGCTGCTGGAGCGCCACCCCGAGCAGAGCGCCCGGATCGCCCGGCTGGTCGCGGTCGGCCGGCTCACCGGCCGGGGCCCGCTCGCGGCGCTCGACGTACTCGACCGGGCGGCCCGCGCCGCCGACCGGCCGCATCCGGCCCTGGAGCTGACCCGCGCCGCCGCCCTGGTCGCGGCCGGGCGCTCCACCGAGGCCGAGGCGATCGTGACCGCCATCGCCCCGCTGTTCGGCGACGGCGAGCAGGAGCGGGCGCGGATCGCGCTGGCGCACGCCGTACCGCTGGCCTGCCTGGGCCACGAGGCGGCCGCCCGCGCCGCCGCGGAGCGCGCGGTCGCGTACGCCGAGGAGACCGAGGGACGGGTGCTCGGCCTGAGCCACGGCGAGGTCCAGCTCGCGCTCGCCACGGTGCACCATCTCTTCGGCCGCTTCGGGCTCGCCCGGGCCGCCGCGGTCCGCGCGCTCACCAGCGCCGCCGACAACGGCGACGAGATCCTCAGCCGGTCCATCGAGTTCCTGCTCGGCCGGATCGCCGCCGACGCCGGCCATCTCGCCTCCGCCGAGCGGTGGCTGGCCGAGACCATCAGCGGCGCCACCTCGGTCGGCCCGCCGGGGCTCGCCGTACTGGCCCGGTTGACCCTGACCGCCGTCCACGGCGCGGCCGGCGACCTCGACCGGGCCCGCTCGACGATCGCCGCGGTCTCCGCCGAGCTGGTCCCCGTGTCCTGGCTGGCACTGGCGCGCGGCTGGTCCGACGGCATGGCGTCCGGCACGACGGCGACGCTCGGCCACGTCGCGGACGCCGCGACCCGCGCCCACGAGACCGGCAACCGCGCCCTCGCCGCCCAGGCCTGGCAGGTCGCCCTCGAGATCGACCGCCCCGACGCCGCCGTCGCCCCGCTGGCCGCGCTGGCCGCGGGGTGCGACAGCGGCTTCATCGCCCTGCTCGCCGAGCACGCCGCCGCGGCCGCGGCCCGCGATCCCGCGCGCTTGCTGGAGATCAGCGAGGCCTGGGAGCAGCGCGACGGGCTGCGCCTGGCCGCGGTCGCGGCCGCCGGCGCCGCCCGGGCCGCCCAGGCCGCGGGCAGCGCCCGCACCGCCACCGCCGCCCGGGCCCGCGCCGAGGACCTGAGCCGCCGCTGCGACGGCCTCGACCTGCCCGTGCTCCGCACCGACGAGAGCGCCAGCCCGCTCACGCCCCGGGAGCGGGAGATCGCGACCCTCGCCGGGGCCGGCGCGACCAGCAAGGAGATCGCCGCCCAGCTCTTCCTGTCCTCACGGACGGTCGACAACCACCTGCAGTCGGTCTACACGAAGCTCGGGATCAGCGGTCGGCAGGAGCTGGCGGCGCGGCGCTGA
- a CDS encoding ABC transporter permease has translation MSTLTQAASDGWVVAQRNLIKIVRVPEILVFVLVSPIMFVLLFAYVFGGAIETPGVNYREWLIAGIFGQTIVFGATFTGAGLAEDMQKGIIDRFRSLPMSSSAVLVGRTSSDVVYNVLSLIIMALTGLMVGWRIREGVLDALAGFALLLVFGYAISWVMAWVGLMVPSVEVINNASFIVIMPLTFVSNAFVPTSSFNSVLKPVVEWNPVSAVTQASRDLFGNTGVGPGSDAWSLQHPVLYTLIWVVAIIAVFAPLSVRQYRLTTSR, from the coding sequence GTGAGCACCCTGACCCAGGCCGCCAGCGACGGCTGGGTGGTCGCCCAGCGCAACCTGATCAAGATCGTCCGGGTCCCCGAGATCCTGGTCTTCGTCCTGGTCAGCCCGATCATGTTCGTGCTGCTGTTCGCCTACGTCTTCGGCGGCGCGATCGAGACCCCGGGCGTCAACTACCGCGAGTGGCTGATCGCCGGCATCTTCGGCCAGACCATCGTGTTCGGCGCGACGTTCACCGGCGCCGGGCTCGCGGAGGACATGCAGAAGGGCATCATCGACCGGTTCCGGTCGCTGCCGATGTCGAGCTCGGCCGTCCTCGTCGGGCGTACGTCGTCCGACGTGGTCTACAACGTGCTCTCGCTGATCATCATGGCGCTGACCGGCCTGATGGTCGGCTGGCGGATCCGCGAGGGCGTCCTCGACGCCCTTGCCGGCTTCGCGCTGCTGTTGGTCTTCGGCTACGCGATCAGCTGGGTGATGGCGTGGGTCGGCCTGATGGTGCCGAGCGTCGAGGTGATCAACAACGCCTCGTTCATCGTGATCATGCCGCTGACCTTCGTCTCCAACGCCTTCGTCCCGACCAGCTCGTTCAACAGCGTGCTCAAGCCGGTGGTCGAGTGGAACCCGGTCTCCGCGGTCACCCAGGCCAGCCGCGACCTGTTCGGCAACACCGGCGTCGGGCCCGGCTCCGACGCGTGGTCGCTGCAGCACCCGGTCCTCTACACGCTGATCTGGGTGGTCGCGATCATCGCGGTGTTCGCGCCGCTGTCGGTGCGCCAGTACCGGCTGACGACCAGCCGCTGA
- a CDS encoding ATP-binding cassette domain-containing protein, which produces MSDPMISATGLVKRYQDVEALAGLDLAVPEGRVLALLGPNGAGKTTAVRCLTTLLKPDAGSARVAGIDVLADPAAAKAKIGLSGQYAAVDEHLTAAENLVMIGRLYHLGRGPARARAHELLERFDLTEFANRPTKTYSGGQRRRLDLACALVAAPPVIVLDEPTTGLDPRSRQLMWDVIRELVADGATLLLTTQYLEEADVLADDIVVIDHGREIAHGTADELKAQTGGQRIEVVLTNAADAEAAGRILNEVAVGEVQVTGAGRELAAAVGDEAAGDLLRVLQGFERDAVKVLDVGLRRPTLDDVFLSLTGHDSTDSSQTTEVDQ; this is translated from the coding sequence ATGAGCGATCCGATGATCAGCGCGACCGGACTGGTCAAGCGCTACCAGGACGTCGAGGCCCTCGCGGGCCTCGACCTGGCCGTGCCCGAGGGGAGGGTGCTGGCGCTGCTGGGGCCCAACGGAGCCGGCAAGACCACGGCGGTGCGCTGTCTGACCACGCTGCTCAAGCCCGACGCGGGCAGCGCGCGGGTGGCCGGCATCGACGTCCTCGCCGATCCCGCGGCGGCCAAGGCCAAGATCGGGCTGTCGGGCCAGTACGCCGCCGTCGACGAGCACCTCACGGCCGCCGAGAACCTGGTGATGATCGGCCGGCTCTACCACCTCGGCCGCGGGCCCGCCCGGGCTCGGGCGCACGAGCTGCTCGAGCGCTTCGACCTCACCGAGTTCGCGAACCGGCCGACGAAGACCTACTCCGGCGGCCAGCGCCGGCGTCTCGACCTGGCCTGCGCGCTGGTCGCGGCGCCGCCGGTGATCGTGCTCGACGAGCCGACCACCGGCCTCGACCCGCGCAGCCGCCAGCTGATGTGGGACGTCATCCGCGAGCTGGTCGCCGACGGCGCGACCCTGCTGCTCACGACGCAGTATCTCGAGGAGGCCGACGTGCTGGCCGACGACATCGTGGTGATCGACCACGGCCGCGAGATCGCCCACGGCACCGCCGACGAGCTCAAGGCGCAGACCGGCGGCCAGCGGATCGAGGTCGTGCTCACCAACGCGGCCGACGCCGAGGCCGCCGGCCGGATCCTCAACGAGGTCGCGGTCGGCGAGGTGCAGGTCACCGGAGCCGGCCGCGAGCTGGCCGCCGCGGTCGGCGACGAGGCGGCGGGCGACCTGCTGCGGGTGCTGCAGGGCTTCGAGCGCGACGCGGTGAAGGTGCTCGACGTCGGGCTGCGCCGCCCCACCCTCGACGACGTCTTCCTCAGCCTGACCGGCCACGACAGCACCGACAGCAGCCAGACCACGGAGGTCGACCAGTGA
- a CDS encoding Dps family protein: MKGAPPVATTVTRHRSSQHVAHPAFRADAALAGHLQQVLVDLNDLALQGKQAHWNAVGPNFRDLHLQLDEIVDAAREFTDAVAERMRALYVVPDGTSARTAAQSSLPAFPGGEVATGDAIDAIVASIYAVAGTVRRVHDDVDAADPTTADLLHSILERLEQLAWLTDAERRAPEGSVPEAIIA, from the coding sequence ATGAAGGGAGCACCACCCGTGGCCACCACCGTGACCCGACACCGCTCGTCCCAGCACGTCGCCCACCCCGCGTTCCGGGCCGACGCCGCCCTGGCCGGCCACCTCCAGCAGGTCCTCGTCGACCTCAACGATCTCGCCCTCCAGGGCAAGCAGGCGCACTGGAACGCGGTCGGCCCCAACTTCCGCGACCTGCACCTCCAGCTCGACGAGATCGTCGACGCCGCCCGTGAGTTCACCGACGCCGTCGCCGAGCGGATGCGCGCGCTGTACGTCGTCCCCGACGGCACCTCCGCCCGCACCGCCGCCCAGTCCAGCCTCCCCGCCTTCCCAGGCGGCGAGGTCGCCACCGGCGACGCGATCGACGCGATCGTCGCCTCGATCTACGCGGTCGCCGGCACCGTGCGCCGGGTCCACGACGACGTCGACGCCGCGGACCCCACCACCGCGGACCTGCTGCACTCGATCCTCGAGCGGCTCGAGCAGCTGGCCTGGCTGACCGACGCCGAGCGGCGGGCGCCCGAGGGCTCGGTGCCGGAGGCGATCATCGCCTGA